From the genome of Salvia splendens isolate huo1 chromosome 7, SspV2, whole genome shotgun sequence:
taaaagacAATAGTCATCCTAAATTGTGATCAAGGTGTGTGCATATGTGTAGTGATATCAGAAAAACCCACATACAGAAAAACAGGACAAGCTTTCATAGCTCAGTTGGTTAGAGCACCCGTTTAGTAAgcgggaggtcttgagttcaactctcaatgaaagcaGTTTTCACCTTTTTTATGGAAAATGTAATCGATCATGCTTTGTTAATGATTTTATTTGGAGATTTCCCTTATTGGTTGTCAGGCCCACCTTCTGAGAATTTTATAAATTGGGCCCTTATTTCCATATTTTCATGTCGTTACAATATTTATTGCGAATGAACAGATTAAGCATGGCTGAATACCACACCACCAACATTTACATGGTATAAAAATACTAACAACCTAGTATTTCCTATAATTTTACATGGAAATCTCCTTTATAACTGATTTTATCATATTCTTCTAcaaaatttattgtttttattttattattattattattattattattattattattattattattattattattttcccCTAAAATTGAGTACACAAATGAATCTATTTCGAATACTTGGTCTCAAGATTGCGGTAGTTAAACTCAAATGTATGTTTGAGTGAGTTGAAACCAGCTTGTCCATTATCAATCAACCTCGAAAATGAGTGACCTCCATTGAAATAAACAAGGCACAAAAGAAAATAGGTATTAGAAATTGATTGGTCGCATACCATTCAAtactattaatataatattcattagAAATTTTGCAAAAAATCTGAGAAATAACCCTAGGCACCGCTCCATCCTCACCTCTCCAATATTTCTTACACGAGAGATGATAGCTCTCTCTCACACACcaatacacacacacaatatATGTACAtgtagtacttcctccgtcccatagtatagatgtcacacttggggatTGACACCGGACTTTAGAAGgggttgttttgtgtgttaagtggaaagagaaaataatatatttatattaatgtgagagagaactttttctaaaaaaatgaaatttgacatcttttgtgagacaaattaaaaaggaaagtgagaaaTCTACTATGTGACGGAGggattagtattataaatataaaccaatatatacattattttattactatttcgaacacaacacacacacatatatggACTCCAATAGTTACCGATTTTGGATGTGAAAATCGATCTCGGCCCACACTATCTTggttttctctctctatcacataacagaataaatatatataaataaatactccatattgtATGTATAATTCTCATTCTATTGCAATTCTAACAAGTAGAGAATTTTGgtaaacaagaaaaagaaaaacagaagaAAAGAAGAGGGCCTTCAGCCTTCTGCTTCCCTATCTATGCCTCCTCTCAGATCTTGAATTCAATCCGTTTTTCTTCTCCGCCTTTGATTGTTCGGTAAACACACGCCCATATCATCTAACTTATCGATCTTTCTTGCTCATTCCAAGTCAAAGTTTGATTCTTTATTATTCCTTTTCAGGGGGTTTTGGATTGCGGCTGCTCTTGATTTTCGATCTGTTGAAGATCAGATGGACTCCTGTTGAACACAGCAGATTGCCCGTTTCTCATCTAAGTAGGTTTCTCGTGTGTTTTGTTGCTCTAAGGTATTCTTTTCTCTACTCATCCGCATTACTGCGTTTCACAATGATTGTATTTCTTTGCTGCAATGGCTGATTCCATATATCGAATTTGATTGTTGTATCAACTGTTTACTGATCTTGATTCACTTGTTAGTGGATCTCTCTTTTGTTATTCTTTTCCATTGTtgattatgtatatatgtgtatgaATGGAGTGATGCTGTTGATATGATTATTGATTAGAATTGCTTACTGCTAGCTGACTGTTTGATTGGAAATCAGGTGTTTGCTATAATGGAAATGGAGCCTGGGAAGTTGTTCATCGGTGGGATTTCGTGGGACACCAGTGAGGAGCGTTTGAAAGAGTATTTTCAAACTTTTGGTGAAGTAGTCGAAGCTGTGATCATGAAGGATCGCACCACTGGCCGTGCCCGTGGTTTTGGTTTCATTGTTTTTGCTAATGCTTCTGTCGCTGAGAAAGTTGTCAAGGAAAGGCACGTCATAGACGGAAGAACTGTAAGTTGTGTATCCTCGTTTACTACTGCTGTTTATTTGAGTCCAGCCAATGCCATTGCATGACATGGCCAACTTGGCGGTGATGTTTTTTCGTTTGTCATAAATTTGACATGTGTACACCAATGGCAACACACAATGTCATTCAGTTTGATAAAACAAATAGAGAAGTGAAGATAATAGAAGGAAAAATCTTCCTGTTTTTGTGATGTACATGTATTATTGCATTTTAATTGCTGTACGCTGGCTTATGTTCCATGATAATGCAGATTCTTAAACGATCTTCTATTGCTAACGTTCTAGTAGTCGTGATGGCATGGAACGATGTAATTATATAGTGAGAACACCTTTGGAAAATATGGACCATTTCTCAAAATAAATGATTTAGACTGTTTGGGAAATAGTTGAAGACTAGGAATCAAGAAACAAGATTTTGGATGCATTTCCATCTACTAGACTGTGCCAGTaggtttttatttgtataaacaTCAACATACTGTTGCtaaaacatgaagaaaatagataagaaattttttatatttaaagtgACTAAGATTGGAAAGTGTCCTGGTACCATGTTCTTTGAAGTGGTTACATAAGAAAACTAGGCTATGTCAGTAGGTTTTAGGTTTACTGGTACATGAATTAATCCTTGCCAACTTTTCTTCTATATAGGTGAAAATGCATTTTATTTCTATCATTGTTTTGTTCTCAAAAGAATTAGGGATTGTCTTCCTCGAGTTGAATGCAAATTTGTCCGAAGAtaacttttttttgttattgttcATTCCTCAGGTGGAGGCAAAGAAGGCTGTTCCTAGGGATGATCATCAAAACTTCAACAGAAACATTGGCAGCATCCATGGAAGCATCCAGGGCAGCATCCAGGGATCCCCTTGTCCTGTTCGTACAAAAAAGATCTTTGTGGGAGGATTAGCATCCTCAGTCACAGAAAGTGACTTCAAGAGGTACTTTGATCAATTTGGAACGATAACAGATGTAGTCGTGATGTATGATCACAATACTCAAAGGCCTAGAGGTTTTGGGTTTATCACTTATGATTTGGAGGAAGCAGTGGATAAAGTCCTTTTCAAAACTTTTCATGAACTTAATGGAAAGATGGTCGAGGTTAAGCGTGCTGTTCCAAAGGAGTTATCTCCTGGACCAACGCGAAGCCAGTCGAGTGGCTATAACTATGGGCTGAGTAGAGTGAACAGTTTCCTTAATACCTATAGTCCAGGACATAATGTTAGCTCACCAAGTGGTTACGGAATGAGAATGGAAGGTCGATTCAGTCCTGTTGCTGTAGGTCGGAGTGGATATCCTTCCCCCTACAACACGGCTAATTTCAATGTGGGTTTGAATTCAGACACTGGATTCAGTTTAAACAGTGGGGCAAGTGCTGATTCTGCCTTTGGCTTTGGGCGTGGGATGAACTCTTTTTATAGTGGAAATACAGATCGTTTTGGTATGTTGAATACCAATGGTCGAAATTTATGGGGCATCGGGAATCCAAACTATGGTTCAAACTCAATGATGTCAAATTCATTTGTTGGCTCGGGAACTGGAAATGCCGGTTTAGTTGGTGGTCTTGGAAATATTGGGGAAATTTGGGGCGCCACTCCTAATTTACCCCAAGCTGGAGGAAATGCTTCCTTTAACTCCGAAAATTTTGGCTATGGCATCCGGGATATGAACTTTGGTGGTAGAGCTGGTTATGGCAGAAACAACAGTGCTGGCACAACATCTTCATATTCTGCCCCAAACAACATTCGTGATCGAGGTTTGGCAAACTTGTACGAGAGAGAGTCCTTTTATGGGGATCATGCTTGGCAACCATCCTCTCCTCAGCATGATGGTTCCGTACCTTTTGGTTATGAGCTTGGTGGGACTGCAGATGCAGCACCAAACAATTCTGTTGGTTACGTGTTTGTTTAAAGCAGGGATTGCAGCCTAGAACATATTACGGTATGGATACATAAAGATTGTAGAGGCCATATAATACAAGTGGAAGAAAAGGAGAGAGGATCATGGAGAAAATACTTGTTCTAGACAAGTCAAGAAGAAGATTTTATGTAAGGTTTGAACTCAGAGTTTTCGAATATAGggttttttgtttttggtaATTTGTTTGAGATGCGCAAAGGAGTTGCAGGATATACTCAAGAAAGAGAAAGTATATTATGACTGAGTGAGAAGCCTCCATTCTTTTGCCTAGacttttttctatcatttttgTGCTGTAAGCCCCTCTGAAACAACACTTTGATTCGCTTGGCTAAGCCATCCCACTTCACTAATATAACGTCTTCTTCCCTCACGTCGCATCCTCTTTCGTTCTTGCCTTATTCTGCTCTCTCTGTGTGTATCAGTGTATGTACCTTGTTTTCCTATTCTCATATGACCTAAAACATATATGTTTGATTGCATATTTAGTTATGGAGGTAACATCTTTTATGGTCCATGAACTTtgtcaaaatatcattttaggtccgttaactttgaaaatatcatttgaggttcGTCAACTATGCATTAATATCAATTaaagtacttttttactattttcaagtttttttggacgaaaataccatCAATACCATGAagagtacatatttttaataaacttatcacatactcatatttttttataaatatctttactatatattttgacgaattttctaaatataatttaaccTTCAATATTAgaacttaattttgtgacatacAAGAAAAGTTCATTCTTCAACTTTTTGTAgtaaagaattttaaaatatttttgaggtATGGATATTCGTAAAAATTAATGTCACAGTCAATAGACGATACTTGAATATTGATATACACTGAGGTATTGACGGTCATTTTCAAATCACGGAGAACATAATGGGATACGATGCGATAGAAACAAAGACAGGGAACATGTTCCCTACTCTTAACGGTTTTTCGTTTTTCATAATTGCATAGAATTTTTGTATTCGTCATTCATATTTATGAATCGTTCATTAGAATCAGCATTCTCTATATAAATTTGGCGGGATCACGAAGTTATCAAAAATTTTGTTTAAAACTTTTAGTTCTTATCAATATTCAAGTATCGTCTATTGACTCTGACATTAATTTTTACGATTATCCTTAcctcaaaaatatttataattctttaattataaaaggTTAAAGAAGGAACATTTCTTGCATGTctcaaaattaagtgataatattgaaggtcaaattatatttagaaaattcgtCAAAAATGCatagtaaagatatttataaaaaaatataagtatgtgataagtttattaaaaatatgtacccttcaaggtattgagggtattttcgttcagaaaaacttggaaatagtaaaaaagtatttcgattgatattaactcatagttgatggacctcaaatgatattttcaaaattcatgggacctaaaatgatattttgacaaagttcgtggacaaaaaaagatgttccctcttagTTATATGCAGAGATTATGGTAGAAAGTTTGTTAACTCATGGTAGGAGGTAAAATTATGGTAAAGAAAGAAATTCAGTGTGGAAATTGATGAAGAATACAATATTTATTAGAATCATGTTCTAACCAAATATAATATGGAAAAACcactaaatatatttataatatggcacttccttcgtcccacaagaatatgtactctttactttttagtccgtcccataaaatatacactttttaattttggaatatctattctctctaatgaggtaggactcattctccactgacaatactttaattattttttctctttacctctctcttactttaccaattttgtattaaaattcgtgtcaaacttaaaatgcatattatttggggacggaggggCAGTAGGTTTAAAGTCagcaaacaaataattaacacaAGAATCATTTTCAGAACATCCTTTGTTTTGTCCTGACATGTCTCTcctttgttatctcgttctgtAAACTTTATTCTGCTATGCTTTTCCACAtctttattagtagtatttcttttgttttcttcttcaaactgataattttttactttccaaTATTCTCTGTTTCCACAAACTTTTACCCCTAAGATTTAGTGCAAGGAGTGGAACTGTACAAAATTAGTAATCCAACCAAGGGATGTATGTTggttttaagttttaacttATATTagtatgtgtgtgtttttttaaataaatataaaagcgAGCTATCAATATTTGATCCCTAATTATCCGTGTTATGGACTTATGGGGGTGAAGTTTTAATCCAAACTATTTTGAATAttatttattactttattaCATTTAAGATAAATactagttgtttttttttatctaccAAATCATATCCACAAACTATTcgagtattaattaattttatgcaATTAACAATTCTTTTTGAAATATTGGAACTGTTATAAAATATGAAATCTTCTAATAGAAATAATGACCATAtatatagtattaaataaattgatagaATCTACAAAATGTGTAAGTTTAAGtttagactaaagtcccaaaatgatCCTTAACATATGTCGTTTTATTGATTTTGGtctaaaacattatcttttgaattattcggtccctcacatttgaaatcggaccaCATTTAGTCCAAAATTGACGGAATAGTTAAAATGTGACAGTCAACGGaatttaaatcaattttgaccggattaagagTTATAACTATGTTTTATTAAGGGCTAattgtcacacctcaacccctctgacgtatactcttttaataaataaaccacttatcataaaagcaatcaatacacgtgtctaattcatagaacacccatataatataagttcaaaccaacacttatccgatacatatttcaaaatatcctgtaaagtagtggaaccctttcaccactctatatactatacatttatctacatgcgaaatgatgaggaagagaaggttgtcaatatgcgtcagccgccgaacctgataacacgtggagtgactatgacccatgtcagtcaaaactttactgttatcttattcctgaaaaattttgtggtttatatgagccacaactcagtatatataaatctccacctttaatctcacatgatacaaacatcaagcatattcttttatcaatacataaaatcagaaacaaaatataacataatttaaaaacaaaccatttcatattcatatgcatatgccactctattcagtttattattctgtaacagtcaagcctggtatctgcccgggattcctctatgattgacccgtaggtcccattatgatttgacccgaaggtcccattgtgtttgacccgaaggtccctctataattggactcataggtccctctgtaatttgacccgaaggtccctctgtaatttgacccgtaggtccctctgtaatttcagatccagggcaagaccgtcacagatcctctttagtcCAATGACtcacataatcggtatcataaatatatcctttgcaccaataacatatccatatcatactCCATCAAATTATCAAATATATCTATACAAACACGTCCGTTTCACcaaacaaatattcatatcatattcgaccatcaaaatcaaataacatataatcatattggatcacatcatataatcaaatcattcattttgtttaacacctagcaaggaagcaaataaaacatgtaaaaattaaaagtgtgatttatacacacctgattaaTATAGATAATCTGATCGAGTACTCATTCGGGTTTCTCACTCATGCCCTGCTCCTCTAAGACTCACTAAATAATTGTACAAGAgctctcttcatctttctcGACTATCTTCTCTATactcttccttctttttcttttcttttgcataAATATGTACAATCATATATCAAGGTTCACGTCGGCCACTTGCCGACTTATggctattaattaaaatatgagtaaTCCAAATGGCATGTATATAGTTAATCCTAGTGATACGTGTCACATTAGAAGATGGTACATATTTAGTTTTATGCCTACGTGCATAagaacatatatacatatatatattaatgtaaCAAAATACTTAAATACTTCCATAATTACATGCACTCATTTACGTTAGTACACATGCACACACTATTACACACATACATGCATTTAGAATAATTATTTAGCTTTTAAAGCAATATTACATAATATACCTAAttgattttattactatatatatttttattttcaagaatcataaCCTAAAATATTACTATCTATGACATCCCCTTAATATTCCATGACACatataattaactaaaataaatatgttaatatgcaaaataatgcatgtttcgggttagggatgtcacactaatatctaattaactaattagcctaaaacttaaaaatgtaaaataatttaaaatataaaacctgaaaataaaaaatccggCACCAAATTTTCTGCACCGGATTCACTGCTTGTTTGTGAAAGAGAGAAACCTTCACAGCCGCTTCCGCTAGTGGTGACGTTCAATTGCATCGAGGAGGAATGCCTAGGCGGCGTCGCAGATCGAATCGGTTCACTCTCGTTCCTCCCACGCACTGCGCAGGCAGGATTTTCTGCCTCAGATCGTCCTACCGAGCTGTCGACTCGGCGCTGGCTTAGGATGTGgatgtcagccaagctgaggaGGTGGGGCTGCTAAGGCGTACGCATATGCTCTCCAGGCAAGCGCTACCGACGTTCGGATGGCTTGGCTCAGTGCAAGTGCTCTGCCGTGGAATGCGGCGGTGTTGCGGATTTTATTGACAAATCCGGCGAGAAATCATTCCTCTTATCCAATATCTTCTGCCATAAACTCACTCAACGCACACTACATTGACTATTTCCATTTGTCTTTAGTGGAGTTTTATTCTCTCTGCCCTTCAATAGGTGGGTTTTGTGTTTTGTGGAAGGTTGGTGGTGTTTGGAAGACTTACGGCGAAGACTCTTGGAGTAGTTGCAGGTCAAGCGTAGCAGTCGGCGGAGCTCCACCAAATTTCTGGAGGTTGAGTTCAAGTTCATCAGAGACTTGGTTGGGTACACCTTCAAAACAGggtttattattttcaaaaatattaaaaattctaATCCTAATCTTTAATCCGGTCAAAATAGCTTAAATAAACGTTGACTGTTAGATTTTAACAGAATAGTTCAAAAAGGACTAATTATGGTCTGTTTTCAAATGTTtaggaccgaataattcaaaagataatattttggaccaaaatcaaaaaatcgtcatatgttaaggaccattttgggactttagtcttaaGTTTATATCAAGATTAACCAATATGATCCAGCACAACTTAGTCTAAAACCACTAActaaaatagaattaattaaCCACTAAAATAGAATTAATTGACTATAATCCACCAATAATGAATCTTGATTTTCCCATAATCTTCTACCAATGTCAAAATAACAGTATTTCGAAACATTTCACAAATTCAAGTTATTaggtgaattttattttttattgttaattcAAATAACCCAAACTATATTATGTTTCTATTATTGGACTCACGATATCATCTATTTTGACGTAGCATTGTCAATTTTCAGTGCGCAGTACATTTCGATTTTATCggaatttgaatttgtgggAAATTTCAGGATAGATGTATTTAGCGGTaactattttaaatataaaaaaatagaaattcactAATGAGTGGTGAATTTATAGCCAATggcctaagagcatcagcaatggcgcccgtcccggcagaattccgaccggcgtgccggaattcTGCGGCGGACGTCTGCtattgtgcatggtatgcacggatacggaattccgccgaggacaccgcagttccgcggcgtttaCGCGGAATTCCATCGCGACGCCgagcggacgtccgccattgcgttgactcccacggacgtccgcgcggaattcctgtttattgcattaaatgtttttttatttctataaatatgtcccgttgaacttcatttcattcgcacaacttgtattaacgagtatctctctctacatttcttttatatatccggaatggctggtagtggtagtggtgggcattatgaacacatgatgagtctgattcatgcacgtgtgcgggaatcagcggagagggaggaacaagcggccttggcgccagcggtacctcgacccatccatcgtcgaactataatACCCCGGGACCATCTCGATGCCCACGCTCGGTTGTATGAGGATTACTTTGCaccggagccacggtttggggagaacctgtTCCAGCGACGGTTTatgatgcatcgtccgctctttctgcgtatcgtgggacTGCCCGCGATTTCCTGAAGTATTTTTttcagggcgttagggagatattcggggataggtatcttcggaggcctacccccgaagattgtcaggctctgctggatatgcacgggaatcagcacaggtttccggggatgttaggcagcatagattgtatgcactgggaatggaagaactgccccgctgcctggaaagggatgtacactactggtttcaaggccaagaatcccacgatgatccttaaagcggtagctgactaccggctgtggatttgacatgcctattttggagtagccgggtctaacaacgacatcaacgtcctccagtcgtcgcccctttcaACGAGCAGTacatgggcgttggtccggcaGTCAACTTCATcaccaacggcaaccagcacaatatgagctattatttggcggatgggatataccctatgtggcccgtctttgtgaagacgatcagaagCCCAGCatatgaaaagaagatatattttgcgggtcgccAGGAGGCAGTGCGCAAatatgtggagcgggcatttggtgtgctctaggctcgatgggcggcagtgaagggtccaacatggctgtggtatgttgacagcatcgtcgacatcatgtacgcatgtattatcatgcacaacataattgtcgaagatgaaggtccaacaTTGACTGATTGGATCAATGATGATGCTGGTGCtgcaggtccaagccacggcgtggccactagcaatgtacgcatggggataccccatgacgatgtcgatcgattccgtgcatttgccgacatgcgccaaagacAAGCTCATGTTCGGCTCCACaatgatattattgaagaagtatggcagcggaggggtcgttgatgtagtttttaattattgaaatgttttttttttaatttggcgAAATGTACTTTTCggacttttttatttaatgaaattttttccctatttgtgtcgaaattttaattccgtaaattgtttaattccgaaaattatttaatttgtgaatttgtggtttttttaatggtgggaagtccttggggatgtccgccactgtacagtgggaagtccttatgaagtggcagtgcagtgggaagtccgtatgacgtggcaggaggtgtttttgagaattCTGGTGGGAATTTTGTGCCACTGGTGATGCTCTAATAATTAATAAGGACTGTATGCTATAAATTTGACAAAGCCACAGGTTAGGTTAATCAAGCAATATCCTTAAACTATTTTAGAATGTACTACCTCCTACCTTggtcccacaataaaaattacattttatcatttcggtccgtcccacaataaaagtcatatttcacttttactataaatggtaaataagctctatattccactaactcacattcatcaccattctattattaaattaatataaaaatacggacctcatattccactaacttttccaatccattattcttcacattttttaaaactcgtgctcacaCTAAATGTGACTCCTAACGTGGGGACGAAGATAGTACTATTTAAATTCATGTAAGTATAAACAAACGCATAGTACTACATATTTTCCCCAacatatgatttaaattttaagACAGAAAATGATTTAACGGTTTGAATTTTCGATTTTTTGGATTTATGAATATAATTACTCCAAATGACT
Proteins encoded in this window:
- the LOC121742188 gene encoding heterogeneous nuclear ribonucleoprotein 1-like, whose protein sequence is MEMEPGKLFIGGISWDTSEERLKEYFQTFGEVVEAVIMKDRTTGRARGFGFIVFANASVAEKVVKERHVIDGRTVEAKKAVPRDDHQNFNRNIGSIHGSIQGSIQGSPCPVRTKKIFVGGLASSVTESDFKRYFDQFGTITDVVVMYDHNTQRPRGFGFITYDLEEAVDKVLFKTFHELNGKMVEVKRAVPKELSPGPTRSQSSGYNYGLSRVNSFLNTYSPGHNVSSPSGYGMRMEGRFSPVAVGRSGYPSPYNTANFNVGLNSDTGFSLNSGASADSAFGFGRGMNSFYSGNTDRFGMLNTNGRNLWGIGNPNYGSNSMMSNSFVGSGTGNAGLVGGLGNIGEIWGATPNLPQAGGNASFNSENFGYGIRDMNFGGRAGYGRNNSAGTTSSYSAPNNIRDRGLANLYERESFYGDHAWQPSSPQHDGSVPFGYELGGTADAAPNNSVGYVFV